A single region of the Lycium barbarum isolate Lr01 chromosome 2, ASM1917538v2, whole genome shotgun sequence genome encodes:
- the LOC132628925 gene encoding sugar transport protein 7-like codes for MDGFEVKFSRAIYKRAQKATTNNFCSYINFKLLLFTSTMQISAIPSAWVAHALIESWGRKPVLVIGSVLPLVGSATVVWFPNNIVASLGLAIIGCSGAFLNQVIPIICEEINVRDAQKRISRIFNFMVLCGSTIANVVNMAAAHDLLSGWRWSFASCGLLAFPLIPLSIFLSETPRFLIKKGRMDEAKVALGRIRRYGVEAELHDLVGSIEREDKMKWKRLRRSPHLVVNIASQILPRFVCLLGLFRSRGDRIYHLSRQNSNIAISFIIPLVGLYSLLSGPTDWTGASYPEGTTLMGASLEMTTSLFLTLAMNPLILWLLCVMESWIFALLAACALFLVILIWIFLPERPREKDGESSEEDIWRGHWFWKRFLPETATSGVIEV; via the exons ATGGATGGTTTTGAGGTCAAATTCTCAAGAGCAATTTACAAGAGAGCACAAAAGGCCACGACAAATAACTTTTGTTCGTACATCAATTTTAAGCTCCTGCTCTTCACGTCAACTATGCAAATCTCTGCCATTCCATCAGCATGGGTCGCGCATGCTCTTATCGAGTCTTGGGGCCGGAAGCCGGTACTTGTTATTGGGTCTGTACTTCCCCTAGTTGGAAGCGCCACCGTGGTTTGGTTCCCCAATAATATTGTGGCATCACTTGGCCTCGCAATCATTGGATGTAGCGGGGCTTTCCTAAATCAG GTGATTCCAATCATATGTGAGGAAATAAATGTAAGAGATGCGCAAAAGCGGATCTCACGTATTTTCAATTTTATGGTGCTATGTGGAAGCACCATAGCCAACGTCGTCAACATGGCGGCAGCCCATGACCTCCTATCTGGATGGCGTTGGTCCTTTGCCAGTTGTGGTCTTTTGGCCTTCCCACTCATCCCACTGTCTATCTTTCTTAGTGAGACCCCGAGGTTTCTCATTAAGAAAGGGCGAATGGATGAAGCAAAAGTGGCCCTCGGGAGGATACGCAGATATGGAGTGGAAGCAGAGTTGCATGATTTAGTAGGCTCGATAGAGAGAGAAGACAAGATGAAATGGAAGAGATTGAGGCGTTCACCACATTTAGTGGTTAACATAGCTTCACAAATTCTACCGCGATTT GTCTGTTTGTTAGGTCTATTCCGTTCTAGAGGGGATCGTATCTATCACCTGAGCAGACAGAATTCCAATATTGCGATATCATTCATCATTCCACTAGTAGGTCTTTATTCATTACTAAGTGGACCTACCGATTGGACGGGAGCATCATATCCCGAAGGAACTACACTAATGGGGGCATCATTGGAGATGACCACGTCTTTATTCCTGACACTAGCCATGAACCCATTGATTTTGTGGCTTCTTTGTGTCATGGAATCTTGGATCTTTGCCTTACTGGCTGCTTGTGCTCTATTCTTGGTAATCTTGATATGGATATTCTTACCTGAGAGGCCAAGAGAAAAAGATGGTGAATCATCAGAAGAAGATATTTGGAGGGGCCACTGGTTTTGGAAGAGATTTCTTCCTGAAACAGCCACTTCGGGAGTCATTGAAGTGTGA